A stretch of the Argentina anserina chromosome 6, drPotAnse1.1, whole genome shotgun sequence genome encodes the following:
- the LOC126797214 gene encoding LOW QUALITY PROTEIN: vacuolar-processing enzyme-like (The sequence of the model RefSeq protein was modified relative to this genomic sequence to represent the inferred CDS: inserted 2 bases in 1 codon; deleted 1 base in 1 codon), which yields MPCYVSLSLALLSLTSIAQSSPPKVEDISNGTRWAVLVAGSRGYNNYRHQAGVCHAYQILRKGGLKDENIIVFMYDDIAFNPQNPRPGVIINKPDGNDVYQGVTKDYTGIEVNTYNFYAVLLGNRSTLFGGSGKALNSGPKDHIFIYYADHGGPGMVGMPIEGDYVYAKDLIDVLKKKYDARGYKSMVFYMEVCESGSMFEGLLPNNINIYATTAANSKESSWGFYCPGDFPSPPPGYDVCLGDLYSISWLEDCDRHDLSKETFAKQYEVVRRRTANGYSDSSHVMQFGDKRQREDFIFTYMGTIPENDNNTDFEYTSISRPRVVSQRNADLLRYRYKFHNAPDGSNVKLEAHKQLMDEISRRKKVDYYMKQFGKLLFGYDKSSEMKNVRPPGEPLVDDWDCFKMLVKTYEKHCGVLSSYGRKHXRAIANMCNAGVKPEEMAAACVHICHMKLHLS from the exons ATGCCGTGCTATGTTTCACTGTCCCTTGCACTACTAAGTTTGACATCCATTGCACAATCATCACCACCAAAAGTCGAAGATATCAGCAACGGAACAAGATGGGCAGTTTTGGTTGCTGGTTCAAGAGGATATAATAACTATAGGCATCAG GCTGGTGTATGCCATGCATACCAGATACTAAGAAAAGGTGGACTCAAAGATGAGAACATCATTGTGTTCATGTATGACGATATTGCATTCAACCCGCAAAATCCCAGACCTGGTGTTATTATAAACAAGCCAGATGGAAATGACGTTTATCAAGGAGTTACCAAG GACTACACAGGAATTGAAGTTAATACATACAACTTCTATGCTGTTCTTCTAGGCAACAGAAGTACCCTCTTTGGTGGTAGCGGCAAGGCTCTAAATAGCGGTCCAAAAGATCACATTTTCATATATTACGCTGACCATGGCGGCCCTGGGATGGTtg GCATGCCAATTGAAGGTGATTATGTCTATGCCAAAGATCTCATAGATGTGCTGAAGAAGAAGTACGATGCAAGGGGTTACAAAAGCATG GTGTTTTACATGGAAGTTTGTGAGTCTGGGAGCATGTTTGAGGGTCTCCTGCCCAAcaatataaacatatatgCAACTACAGCGGCAAATTCAAAAGAGAGCAGTTGGGGATTTTATTGTCCTGGAGACTTCCCTAGTCCTCCTCCAGGATATGACGTTTGCTTGGGAGACTTGTATAGTATTTCTTGGTTGGAGGATTG TGACAGGCACGACTTGAGCAAAGAAACTTTCGCAAAGCAATATGAAGTG GTCCGAAGGAGAACAGCAAATGGCTACTCAGATTCAAGCCATGTTATGCAATTTGGGGATAAGAGGCAACGCGAGGATTTCATCTTCACTTATATGGGTACAATTCCTGAAAATGATAACAATACTGACTTCGAATACACGTCGATCTCAAGGCCAAGGGTTGTAAGCCAACGCAACGCAGACCTCCTCCGTTACCGATACAAG TTCCACAATGCTCCTGATGGCTCTAATGTGAAGCTTGAAGCTCACAAACAGCTCATGGACGAGATTTCTCGGAGGAAGAAGGTGGATTATTACATGAAGCAATTTGGGAAGCTT TTGTTTGGGTATGACAAGAGCTCAGAGATGAAGAATGTCAGGCCTCCTGGGGAACCTTTAGTAGACGATTGGGACTGCTTTAAGATGCTT GTGAAAACTTATGAGAAACACTGCGGAGTTCTATCAAGTTATGGAAGGAAACA ACGAGCTATTGCGAACATGTGCAATGCTGGAGTCAAGCCGGAAGAAATGGCAGCGGCATGTGTTCACATCTGTCATATGAAACTCCATCTCTCTTAA
- the LOC126799899 gene encoding auxin-binding protein ABP19a-like has translation MMISRFFFLFSLIITSSYAAMQDFCVADYAAPQSPAGYACKDPTKVTVDDFVFSGLRVAGNISSINKVRFSSAFAVNFPGLNGLGVSLVRSDFSVGGVVSIHSHRDATELVILIEGTVLAGFIASNNKPYVKSLNKGDTMVFPQGLFHFLVNVGNTPALAYASFSSANPGVQFLETALFQNNLPTEIIAKSTLLDTVQIQKLKRLLGGTN, from the coding sequence ATGATGATTTCCCGTTTCTTCTTCCTATTTTCTCTCATTATCACCAGTTCCTATGCTGCTATGCAAGACTTCTGTGTTGCAGACTACGCAGCTCCTCAAAGCCCTGCAGGGTACGCTTGCAAAGATCCTACAAAGGTTACGGTAGATGATTTCGTGTTCTCTGGCCTAAGAGTTGCTGGTAACATCTCAAGTATAAACAAAGTCCGGTTCTCTTCTGCATTTGCTGTTAACTTTCCCGGTCTCAATGGCCTCGGCGTCTCACTGGTTCGTTCAGATTTTTCTGTTGGTGGAGTTGTCTCGATTCACTCACACCGTGACGCTACAGAACTGGTCATCCTTATCGAAGGAACAGTTCTTGCCGGGTTCATTGCCTCGAATAACAAGCCTTATGTGAAGAGTCTGAACAAGGGTGACACTATGGTTTTTCCTCAAGGTTTGTTTCATTTCCTAGTGAATGTGGGTAATACTCCAGCTCTTGCATATGCCAGCTTCAGTAGTGCAAACCCAGGTGTGCAGTTTTTGGAGACGGCTCTGTTTCAGAACAATCTACCAACTGAAATCATAGCCAAGTCCACTTTACTAGACACCGTTCAGATTCAGAAACTTAAGCGTCTTCTTGGGGGCACTAATTAA
- the LOC126797507 gene encoding pyrophosphate-energized membrane proton pump 2 encodes MMMGEDLEDGHLGPYPDRLRTFPNMRGKSYNPLIFRILMGINVRVLFVILFLTLGVVFYIGASTSPIIVFVFSVCIVSFLLAMHLAKWVLAKDEGPPEMGQISDAIRDGAEGFFRTQYGTISKMAFLLAGVILCIYLFRTTTPQQESSGLGRVATAFITVAAFLLGAFCSGVAGYVGMWVSVRANVRVSSAARRSAREALQIAVRAGGFSAMIVVGMAVIGIAILYATFYVWLGVDTPGSMKVTDLPLLLVGYGFGASFVALFAQLGGGIFTKAADVGADLVGKVEQGIPEDDPRNPAVIADLVGDNVGDCAARGADLFESIAAEIISAMILGGTMAQRCKIEDPSGFILFPLVVHSFDLVISSIGILSIRGTRDSGAKGSMEDPMTILERGYSITVVLAVLTFGASTRWLLYTEQAPSAWFHFALCGLVGIITAYIFVWITKYYTDYKYEPVRTLALASSTGHGTNIIAGVSLGLESTALPVLVISVAIVSAYWLGQTSGLMDENGVPTGGLFGTAVATMGMLSTAAYVLTMDMFGPIADNAGGIVEMSQQPESVREITDVLDAVGNTTKATTKGFAIGSAALASFLLFSAYMDEVATFAHEPFKQVDIAIPEVFVGGLLGSMLIFLFSAWACSAVGRTAQEVVREVRRQFIERPGIMEYKEKPDYARCVAIVASASLREMIKPGALAIVSPIAVGIVFRIFGYYTGQPLLGAKVVASMLMFATVSGILMALFLNTSGGAWDNAKKYIETGVLGGKGSDCHKAAVTGDTVGDPFKDTAGPSLHVLIKMLATITLVMAPVFL; translated from the exons ATGATGATGGGCGAAGATTTGGAGGACGGTCATTTGGGGCCTTACCCAGACAGGCTGAGGACATTCCCAAACATGCGTGGTAAATCTTACAACCCATTG ATTTTTCGAATTCTGATGGGAATAAATGTTCGTGTCCTTTTCGTGATTTTATTTCTGACACTTGGAGTAGTCTTTTACATTGGAGCAAGCACTTCTCCTATCATTGTTTTCGTCTTCTCAGTTTGTATTGTCAGCTTCCTTCTGGCAATGCACCTTGCCAAATGGGTTCTTGCGAAAGATGAGGGGCCTCCAGAAATGGGTCAG ATATCAGATGCAATACGTGATGGTGCTGAAGGTTTCTTCAGGACCCAGTATGGGACCATCTCTAAGATGGCATTTTTACTGGCTGGGGTTATCCTTTGCATATACTTATTTCGCACTACAACTCCTCAGCAAGAGTCATCTGGTCTGGGAAG GGTAGCCACTGCATTTATTACTGTAGCTGCATTTCTTTTGGGAGCTTTCTGCTCAGGTGTTGCTGGGTATGTTGGGATGTGGGTATCAGTTCGTGCCAATGTTCGAGTCTCTAGTGCTGCGAGACGATCTGCAAGGGAGGCGTTGCAG ATAGCTGTTCGTGCTGGTGGTTTTTCTGCTATGATTGTTGTTGGTATGGCTGTAATCGGTATAGCCATCCTGTATGCCACATTCTATGTCTGGTTGGGAGTGGATACACCAGGCTCAATGAAGGTTACTGACT TGCCTCTTCTTCTTGTCGGTTACGGCTTCGGAGCTTCTTTTGTTGCTTTATTTGCTCAACTGGGAGGTGGAATATTCACAAAAGCAGCTGACGTTGGAGCTGATCTTGTTGGAAAAGTAGAGCAGGGGATTCCTGAAGATGATCCAAGGAATCCTGCTGTGATAGCTGATCTG GTTGGAGATAATGTTGGGGACTGCGCAGCTAGAGGTGCTGATCTTTTTGAAAGTATTGCTGCTGAGATAATCAGTGCTATGATACTTGGAGGAACAATGGCTCAGCGTTGTAAAATTGAAG ATCCTTCTGGTTTCATCTTGTTTCCTCTGGTTGTTCACAGTTTTGATCTGGTGATTTCATCGATTGGAATACTTTCAATCAGGGGTACACGAGATTCTGGTGCAAAGGGGTCTATGGAGGATCCAATGACAATTCTTGAGAGGGGATACTCAATCACTGTAGTTTTAGCCGTTCTGACATTCGGTGCG TCTACCCGATGGTTGTTATACACCGAACAAGCACCGTCTGCGTGGTTTCACTTTGCCTTGTGTGGATTAGTCGGCATCATCACTGCATATATATTTGTGTGGATAACCAAGTACTATACTGACTACAAATATGAGCCTGTACGTACATTAGCTCTTGCAAGCTCCACAGGTCATGGGACTAATATAATCGCTGGAGTCAGTTTGGGTCTGGAATCAACAGCCCTACCTGTTCTCGTCATTAGCGTAGCCATTGTCTCCGCTTACTGGCTTGGCCAGACCTCGGGACTCATGGACGAAAATGGTGTTCCTACTGGCGGGCTGTTCGGCACAGCTGTAGCAACAATGGGCATGCTCAGTACTGCTGCTTATGTTCTCACGATGGATATGTTTGGTCCAATAGCTGATAATGCTGGTGGAATTGTGGAGATGAGTCAGCAG CCAGAAAGTGTCCGTGAGATCACAGATGTACTTGATGCAGTTGGGAACACGACTAAAGCTACCACTAAAGGGTTTGCCATTGGATCTGCTGCACTTGCATCTTTTCTTCTATTTAGTGCTTATATGGATGAGGTAGCTACATTTGCTCATGAACCATTCAAGCAG GTTGATATTGCTATTCCAGAAGTTTTTGTCGGCGGATTGTTGGGCTCTATGCTAATTTTCTTGTTTAGTGCTTGGGCCTGTTCAGCAGTTGGCCGAACTGCTCAAGAGGTTGTCAGGGAAGTAAGAAGGCAATTTATTGAGAGGCCTGGTATAATG GAGTATAAGGAGAAGCCAGATTATGCAAGGTGTGTTGCTATTGTAGCCTCTGCATCGTTGAGGGAGATGATAAAACCTGGTGCTTTGGCTATTGTTTCACCTATAGCAGTTG GTATTGTGTTCCGGATATTCGGATACTATACTGGGCAGCCTCTACTTGGTGCTAAAGTTGTGGCTTCCATGCTGATGTTTGCAACAGTGTCAGGTATTCTCATGGCTCTTTTCCTGAACACGTCAGGTGGTGCCTGGGATAACGCAAAGAAGTACATCGAGACAGGGGTTCTTGGAGGCAAGGGAAGTGATTGTCACAAGGCTGCAGTTACAGGAGACAC AGTGGGAGACCCATTCAAAGACACAGCCGGACCTTCACTTCATGTCCTCATTAAAATGCTTGCTACAATTACTCTGGTCATGGCTCCTGTCTTTCTCTGA